The DNA window TTCAATTATCACACAGAGTACACATATTTTCCTGTTGGAGGGAAGTTGTTCAGGGTGTGTCCCAAGAAAGCTCCATGGCTGAGAAAAAGGGAATCTACAAGAAATTCCCCACCACATAATAAAGGTGTAATGCAACACATGTGGAGTAATAGCATCCTTTTCTGTTCACACATACATGGACAAAAAAAACTGGCAGCTTATGTAAAGGAAAAAGCATGTCTTAAAGCAAGGCTCAAAAGTCGTGTTGAATATTCCTGGGCAGAGTAAGTGGAATTTCTAATAATGCTTGAATAATTGTTCCCACATATGGTTCCACTTTGATTCCCATATGGTTTCATTGTATTTGTCTGAGTATAGAAAGATGGCTAGTTGCTTTGGGTTCTGAATGTTTTCAACAGAGAAAGGACCTTTGACTCCTCTCAGTTACTGGGCCATTTGTGGGGATTGTCAGCTTGCACAGAGACCAGGGTGGGCCGTTTTTATTCCTGTCCTGAGAGCTACACTTCCACCCTCGACCTCTTCCGCAAGCCCCGAGCATTTATTCACCCGTTTGTGAGATCCTGGCAGCTCTGCTTCCTCCACAGTGTTGGCCACCACAAGGAAATTCCAGAACTGGGTGGTTTTTGTCTCAGAGTAGGACAAGAAACAAGGCTGAATGGATTCTCGTTAGTTTAGGTTTCACTTTAAAAGGATGTAAGTGTGTTCAGGCTCCTGTTAGCAGTGTGTTTTAATTAGGTACATGATAAGGCTTGGTTGAGGACTAGGGCAATGAATCAGAGGGGTGTCCTTTTACAGTCTGTTCAGCAGGGTTTGCACACATCTCAAGACTTCACATGGTGGGGCATTATGCCATCTAGTGGCACATAAAAACAATTAAGCCAGTTTGAAAGAATTCACCAATAACCTTCTGGTTAAAAATCCAATCTCCTTCTTAGACAAGATGTATTCTTAATCTATTCTTCTCTATTCCCCATCAACAGCAACATCCATCCTTAAGAAAGCCAAGAGAGCACGACGGGGCAACGTTACCTTTGACCAGGTGACAGTGTTCTTCTTCCCTCGGTGCCAGGGCTTCACCAGTGTTCCCAGTCGGGGAGGATGCACTTTAGGCATGATGCAGCGCCACAGCACGCTCCGCACATATTCGCTTGCTGAGTTTGCTGTGGAGCAGCAGCTCCTACGCCGGGAAAAATTCCTTAACAGACTCAGGGAGGAAAAGCTGGAGGCTCTCAAATTGAAGGTGAGCAAAATTGCACTAAAGTGTATCAAATAATTtgtaaaaatccccaaattctGATGCGCAAATTCAGTACAACTATTACTCATTTGATGCCTTTTGTCCTCACCAGCTAACTAAGAACGGAACCCAAGAGAACGAGGAGGCAGAACAGCTAACGGTGGACGACATCCCTGAGCAGGACATCGACATCACTGGGGCCAATTTGGATGAGGTCTCTTTCCTCCAGCCCTACCCGCCAAAACGTCGCTACGGACTGCTCAAAGCAGCCGGTGTGAAGAAGAtcgaaaaggaggagaagcggCAGCTGCATGAACTGAGGATCTCCAGGGAGAACTGCGGTTGCGACTGCCAGGGCTTCTGCGAGCCTGAGACATGTAGCTGCAGCCTAGCTGGTATCAAATGTCAGGTAAGAGCCAAAAATCCCCTAAACTGCAATTCAAGAACAAGGGCTCCAAATCACAATACAATTGGGACTTCTTATCTGTAATTTTACAAGATATTTAACTACTTCCTTCTGCTTTCCACAGATGGATCATTCCTCTTTCCCATGTGGCTGTACCAAGGACGGCTGTGGAAACACAGAAGGGCGCATTGAGTTCAACTCCACCAGGGTACAGACGCATTACATTCACACTATCATGAAGCTAGAGCTGGAGAAGAGGCTGGAGGAGCAGTCGAgtacagaggaggaggaggagaacacAACCACCTTACCAGCAGTGCCCTCCTTCCCCTTTAGTTCAGAATTGGCAGCAGCTGGAGAGAACAGTTGCAGCAGCGATATGACAGATTTATCAGACTCTTCAGGTCAGAGTGAGGACTCTGAGGCAGGCGAGAGCCGGTGTGAGCATCGCACCCAGCTGGATGTGGATGAGAAAGGCCTGAGCcacattttcagtttcagtgaCACAGAGAACGGCTCACGAAGTATCAGGGACGGTGGGAACTGTAAAGACACTTGCTGCCCAGACCAACGGCATgaacagcagcagccatctgcGGAGGCTTTTAGTAGCTTTAGCATGGTGGACTTTGCTGACGACAATGACAATATAGACGCCGCGCTGTTGGGCGATCACACAGACAATCGAGCAACAACCATCTCAGAACTTTTGGATGAGAACGCCAACCAGGAAAACGGCCTATTCCATAGCAGCAGTGTGCCGCGCACGCCCTCCCCTACCATCGATCGCTCTGCAAATTATAACATGGACCTGAGCCTCTCCTCAGAGTCAGACCTGGAGTTCTTTGACGGTTTCCCCTGCTTGGGGCCCAGCTCGCTCTACAACTCCCTCAAGGAGTACGAACACATGGACaacttttttcagtttcagttgcCTAGTTACCCTAGCTTCCCTCCGGCGAGCGACCCCGGGACCTGCCTCCTGGAGTCGCTGATTGGCCTTTCAGAATCTGTCCCAGAACCCCCTGCCACATTTACAGACAATCAGCTGTTGGAGGAAGCCATGAAGTTGTCTGTGATGGAGTCTGTGAAAGTTTGACAAAACGTGAAAATGTGTGGACagtgcaagaaaaaaaacatgggtTTTGGAGAGGACCGACCATGCACATAAGAAGTCAATGTCAACGTGATTTTTTTGAAGGAAGTTGTGATTTCCTTCTTGCCtaataaatgtttaaattcCAGACTTGCCTTCAAAacgttagcaaagcagtttgggATGATTGCTGTGTGAGATGGCAGCTAGTGTTAAAAGTGATACAAATTGAGATCAATTTGCCCAGGCCCATATAAACCAATGATGGCTCTCAGTTCCTAAGAAAGCTCTTTTAACCAAACCCAGATCACCAACCATATGCTAAACAGGAATCAACCTTAACCAGGGCCAGGTTGGGAATCTCAACACAGCTGAATGTGCACCTCAGGGATTTTTTCTAGCTTTCTAGCTTTTGGAGGCAATGTATGGTGACCATTGCTGTGATGGCCTTCATATGGAACTGAGTCAAATCACAACATAGTCCTGTTCATGTCCTCCCTTTGGGCTTACACCCAGGTGACTTGAGTAGGTAGGGTCCTCCCTGTGTTGAATCCTGAAGCTAGATTACTCTTTCTTCTCAAGATCTCTCCCAAGGGTCTTCTatggtacaaaaaaaaaatccctctaAAAGCTCCTCGATCAGCACTTTATCTGTGAAAATAGTTATGTAATAGGCATTGTTGTGGTTTTATGGGGTCGATTCAACAGTTCAACGCTAAATTATGGAGTTTCTTATTTATGAGCTGGGTAACTAGAAATAATGCTCATACTATTTTAAAGCTGTAGCTTGTATTGTCTTTTATtataacttttgtttttaaattatttccttttatgattttattctatttatttcagataaagCCTACTTTCACTCAAGAAGCACTGTGGTTTGATATTTTCACCTGAAAGTGCaatcttccttcctttttttccatatcacATTAAGTCATTGTTATGGGAAATGGGACCACAAGTCCATCAGAAAGTATTTAATATCTATTCTCTTTTACATTTAGCATTTTTGGGGATAATTTATTATGTCATCACTTCATTAGTTATTTAATTTAAGACATTTTGGCAATAAAATGGGGTGTTGTGAAGTTTACTAGATGTGCCTGCTTATCAGGGGAGCCATGCCTGCCAACGGTGTGTGCACAGTGCTTCCATATAAGCTTTGGGACTGAAAACTGTGGAATCCCCCTAATCACTGAAACTAAATTATGGGTCTATTGTATCGCTGCCTATAATGTAACCATAGAAAATTACACTAATATTTTGTAACTAATTTATGTAGCTTGACAAAAGAATTCTAATCACTGACAAATTGAATATTTTATTAAGAAACAAAAATGAGTAATTTTCAATCTGGGAAAACCTTTGTAATATATGAATTATAGAGATATGTATACTTATGAAGGTTATCGCTCTCTAGCATTCTGAAGTATTTTTCATAGGCAGTCTTATGGTTAGATATATTAGCGAAATGCCACTAAAACTAAGTAAATTGCAAAGATCAATTTGATTGTATTCTGAATTTCTTGGAAGTCTGTGACTTGGGTTACATTATGTGATAATTACACATGTAAAGGGTTTTTGTGGATAAAAACTgcatatattatacattttttatcgCACACACAAACCCTGAAAATTGAAGAGTTGCCTCATTCATGATAGAACAACACCTTTCAAAGGTGATTCTGCTGTCACTTGTGGGAACAGCTGAGGACACTAGAGAGTAGATGTACATATCTCACCCTTTCTACAGCTGTTTTAACAACCTTTCTGGACCTTTTAGAAATTATGCATGCAGGTCCTGTTTGTTAAAACTTCTTCTGATTACTTGTATACTTTGAAAAAGTGCTGAGTGCACATTGGAAATGTATTATTCGCTTTTTGCCTTTTTGATTACTTTGAAATCCATCCGATATATGTTCTTATGCCATGAAGAGGGCACTGATTTTTGCAAGCAAACATTTGTTTCTATTGTATAAAACATCAATTTTCATGAAGAAATGGCAACAGTAAGTGTTTATCAATGTAATGTATTACAGTATagcttttttaattttgttttcaaagaacGTGTCttactttttgccttttgtgttgTACATATTTCTGCTTGAATGGTCCTGCAGAGCAAACAGAGCAAACAAAGctgctttattttttacatattcACACCTTAACCTGCTGTTAAACAGTTTCTTTCATCTAAGCCATTTTGACAGCCTGTCCctccaaataataaaaaaaaaaacattttctaaatGCTGTTGTTTGTCATATGCtgttttgttaaaatgaactttAAGCTACATAATAAACCTGAGTGAAGTTTAGATTCAGAGGATAAGCAAATATGCCCATATTGCAGTCTTTGATTTATCTTATGCACATTTTATGTAGTCTTGGCTTCCTAACTGAAAAGATGTTCAATGGTTTCATGTTCTAACCTACTAAAATCACATTTTCTGTAGCATTAAAGGAAGTAAATAGTCCACGTTCACATTAAATGCATTgacattcttttgttttttttttgtgtgtaaaccACTGGAATTCATCTGTGGCTTCTGGTCTCCATGGTTAAGAGAAAAACACTTTATGTGATGTCACGCTGTAGTCTCCTGACTACCACCACAAACATGGCCAGAAACTCCAGACAAGAAGGAAATGTCATGGCGGTGACTACATATAGCTCACATTTGGACAGCATTAAGAAAATGTGGTTCTCGTTAAGTCTTTTGGTAGATGTTACAAGAATTCCTTTTGGTTTTCTTTGATTCTGACTACATTAAAAGGTTTTACCTCTGTGCCACATTACCACTTAAGAAGTCTAATATAAGTCCAGTCTCTTTGGTCTTTTGGTTTAAAACATCCTTAGGATTTTGTCATCCACTGGGATTGCAGCAGATTGGGAGGTCAGAGGATCAGGATTGTTACCATTTGCCCAGGGGCCCTTTAGCTGTGGCCCCATTTGCAGACTAGTTGTAAGCAAATGATATAGTATACTATAGTCAGTTATTTAGTCTTAACATGAAGCACTATCGCCACTTTTTGGCTAAATGTTAAACACACAAATGAATGAGATGCAAATTAATTTTATTTCACAGGTTCCATTTGACAGAATACACTGTGCCACCTATTGGACTatctggagagaaaaaaacatacaaagaaaTGAAAAGTTAGGCAACTGAAATAGACAGACAAAAACGAGTGACATTTTCAGAATCACATTATAGAGATAAGAGGAGGCTTACTGAAAAGATCCAGTCTTCGAAGAAAGAGACTCTGGTGAAGACAGTGGGTTTAGTCACTTGGTTGCACTCGCCAGATGGACCGTAACTGACAACACCGTGGACCGTCCAGGCTCCATGTGTGAAGCAGCTCAGGGGACCTCCGGAGTCGCCCTGGGACAGGTAGAAACAAGAATAGGGCTCCAGTTTGAAGACTGTGGAATATACCTCTTACTCAGCTTCTTTTGTACAGCTTTTACTTAGCCAGAGATCTACTGGGTGGCATTATGATGTCAGAATGATCATCCTAAATTGGTAAATAAATCGCAAGTGCTGGATCACTTACAATACCATTTAAGTGTGGAGATTAACtttaaattacagtaaaagaAATAAGACACAAATAATTCAAAAGAACATTTGAATTGTCATGGTCTTGCATTTATGGAAATCAAAAAAGTATGCAAACATATGTTTGCTGTACCTGGCAGCCTGATATGACTCCATCCCCTCCAGCACACACCATGGTTTCCAAAGCATTGCTGCCCCACCAGTTAGGCTGGGAGCAGACTGAATGCTCCACTACAGGGATGGGAGCCACCTGCAGGATGGCAGGGATGCTTCCTATGTCTGTGAaaagaaagtgttttttattAGATGTGCATAAATGGTTTTCATGGGCAatgagagatgtgtgtgtgtgtgtgtgtgtgtgtgtgtgtgtgtgtgtgtgtgtgtgtgtgagagagtcttCTCACAGTCTATGAGTCCCCAGCCGGTGATGTAACAGGTGAACTCATGAGGCAGCATCTCGTTAGGGTAGGGAAGGTTGGCGATGGCCACATAGCCGTTGTCAGTCACAGGATTAGCCAGTCTCAAGAGAGCAATATCATTTCTAATAGACacaaaaaagaagcaaagttgTGACTGTTTTGACTTGAGGGGGAGGAGATACAGTAGTTCTGTTACCATCTACTTGTGCAAGACACCTCATTCCAAAGCCCTACAGCTCTGTGGCCAAAGTTGAGGGAAAGGGGTAATACAGGATTTCTCCCACTTGTAAATGTGAATGCATGTGATGCCCCCACCCTTGAAAATATCCCCTTGGGCCACTGCTATCAAAAGAAGTTGTGCTTTTAAATGGCTAAATTAAGGTAAGTGATCTGACttgtttttactttacccttTGCTAAGGTCTTCAGTCCAGCCAGGATGGACATTAATCATTTCCACACGGATGAACTGCTCGCTGCCGTCATACTCATACAGGTTGTACTCACCCACCACCACGCGGTACAGACTAGCATCCATGCTGACAGGAAAGTAAGAAGCAAAGACACACTATGTTTATTTACAATCATTTATCCAACAGACAATGAATAATATGTCAATAAGGACAGTGAGACACCAACCTGAGGATACAGTGAGCTGCAGTCATAATGTAGAAATTACTAATGATAGTGCCTCCACAGATGTGGTAGAAATAACCATCACTGTATGAATCATACTGGAGAGAAGCctgagagaaaacagagaacaAATAGACACTGATAATGATAAGAGGATGTCATATTATTTCAGAAATCAAATAAGTATGATGAGGTCTACAGTATAGCAGCTCAATATTGAGCCTATTTGCTCAATTAGAACTAAGAAAACCACTGTTAATGTGTATTATACTGACACAAAAGCCCCACAATTGTATAGAATCACTGTAAAAAAGAAGTGCTAATAAGTTTTACCTGCCATCTCCAGGTGTTGGGTTTAGCATCGTGGCCTCCTATGACCC is part of the Sander lucioperca isolate FBNREF2018 chromosome 23, SLUC_FBN_1.2, whole genome shotgun sequence genome and encodes:
- the csrnp1b gene encoding cysteine/serine-rich nuclear protein 1b; the protein is MSGLLKRKFEEVDEDPCYSSLSSLSSACSGWDSEGESCYSDTLDSTPSNPSSPATHFNTTSILKKAKRARRGNVTFDQVTVFFFPRCQGFTSVPSRGGCTLGMMQRHSTLRTYSLAEFAVEQQLLRREKFLNRLREEKLEALKLKLTKNGTQENEEAEQLTVDDIPEQDIDITGANLDEVSFLQPYPPKRRYGLLKAAGVKKIEKEEKRQLHELRISRENCGCDCQGFCEPETCSCSLAGIKCQMDHSSFPCGCTKDGCGNTEGRIEFNSTRVQTHYIHTIMKLELEKRLEEQSSTEEEEENTTTLPAVPSFPFSSELAAAGENSCSSDMTDLSDSSGQSEDSEAGESRCEHRTQLDVDEKGLSHIFSFSDTENGSRSIRDGGNCKDTCCPDQRHEQQQPSAEAFSSFSMVDFADDNDNIDAALLGDHTDNRATTISELLDENANQENGLFHSSSVPRTPSPTIDRSANYNMDLSLSSESDLEFFDGFPCLGPSSLYNSLKEYEHMDNFFQFQLPSYPSFPPASDPGTCLLESLIGLSESVPEPPATFTDNQLLEEAMKLSVMESVKV
- the LOC116067140 gene encoding chymotrypsin-like elastase family member 1; this encodes MIWLVACLSCIGLICAETPFNHNVHNERVIGGHDAKPNTWRWQASLQYDSYSDGYFYHICGGTIISNFYIMTAAHCILSMDASLYRVVVGEYNLYEYDGSEQFIRVEMINVHPGWTEDLSKGNDIALLRLANPVTDNGYVAIANLPYPNEMLPHEFTCYITGWGLIDYIGSIPAILQVAPIPVVEHSVCSQPNWWGSNALETMVCAGGDGVISGCQGDSGGPLSCFTHGAWTVHGVVSYGPSGECNQVTKPTVFTRVSFFEDWIFSIVQ